From one Bacteroides fragilis NCTC 9343 genomic stretch:
- the xylE gene encoding D-xylose transporter XylE: MNHTNEGSKLYLYSITSVAILGGLLFGYDTAVISGAEKGLEAFFLTATDFQYDKVMHGITSSSALIGCVLGGALSGIFASRLGRRNSLRLAAVLFFLSALGSYYPEFLFFEYGKANMNLLITFNLYRILGGIGVGLASAVCPMYIAEIAPSNIRGTLVSCNQFAIIFGMLVVYFVNYLILGDHQNPVILKDAAGTLSVSSESDMWTVTEGWRYMFGSEAFPAAFFGMLLFFVPKTPRYLVMIDQDQKAYSILKKVNGATKAQEILAEIKATSQEKTEKLFTYGAAVIVIGILLSVFQQAIGINAVLYYAPRIFENAGAEGGGMMQTVIMGIVNIVFTLIAIFTVDRFGRKPLLIIGSVGMAVGAFAVALCDSMGIKGILPVLSVIVYAAFFMMSWGPICWVLISEIFPNTIRGKAVAIAVAFQWIFNYIVSSTFPALYDFSPMFAYSLYGIICVIAALFVWRWVPETKGKTLEDMSKLWKKR; this comes from the coding sequence ATGAATCATACCAACGAGGGTAGCAAGCTCTACCTGTATTCCATTACATCGGTAGCCATCCTGGGCGGATTGCTGTTCGGCTATGATACCGCTGTAATTTCAGGAGCTGAGAAAGGGCTCGAAGCCTTCTTCCTCACAGCCACAGATTTTCAATACGACAAAGTGATGCACGGCATCACCTCCTCGAGTGCACTGATCGGTTGCGTCTTGGGTGGTGCATTGTCCGGCATCTTCGCTTCACGGCTGGGGCGCCGCAACTCACTACGGCTGGCCGCCGTACTTTTCTTCCTTTCGGCACTGGGGTCTTATTATCCTGAATTCCTGTTCTTTGAATATGGGAAGGCTAATATGAACTTGCTTATCACCTTTAATCTCTACCGCATTCTGGGAGGCATCGGAGTGGGACTGGCGTCCGCTGTTTGTCCCATGTATATTGCCGAGATAGCTCCCTCCAACATTCGCGGTACACTGGTGTCATGCAATCAGTTTGCCATAATCTTCGGCATGCTTGTGGTTTACTTTGTAAACTACCTGATCTTGGGCGACCACCAGAATCCTGTTATCCTGAAAGATGCTGCTGGCACACTTTCTGTAAGTAGTGAGTCGGATATGTGGACCGTTACCGAAGGGTGGCGCTATATGTTCGGTTCCGAAGCCTTTCCGGCAGCTTTCTTCGGCATGTTACTCTTCTTCGTACCCAAAACTCCCCGTTATCTGGTAATGATTGATCAGGATCAGAAGGCTTATTCCATTCTCAAAAAAGTGAATGGAGCCACAAAAGCACAAGAGATTCTTGCCGAAATAAAAGCCACTTCGCAGGAAAAGACAGAGAAGCTGTTCACCTACGGTGCGGCGGTGATTGTTATCGGTATTCTGCTTTCTGTCTTCCAGCAAGCCATCGGCATCAACGCCGTGCTCTATTATGCGCCGCGAATATTCGAAAATGCCGGTGCCGAAGGCGGAGGAATGATGCAAACCGTCATCATGGGCATTGTCAATATCGTCTTTACACTGATAGCTATTTTCACCGTCGACCGTTTCGGACGAAAACCGTTGCTTATCATCGGTTCCGTCGGTATGGCTGTCGGAGCCTTTGCAGTCGCCTTGTGTGACAGTATGGGTATCAAGGGGATACTTCCCGTACTGTCGGTCATTGTATATGCAGCTTTCTTCATGATGTCATGGGGACCCATCTGTTGGGTACTGATATCCGAAATCTTTCCCAACACCATCCGTGGCAAAGCGGTGGCCATTGCTGTGGCATTTCAATGGATATTCAACTACATTGTTTCATCTACGTTCCCCGCGCTCTATGATTTCAGTCCGATGTTTGCCTACAGTCTTTACGGAATCATTTGTGTGATTGCCGCCCTCTTCGTATGGCGTTGGGTGCCGGAAACCAAAGGAAAAACATTGGAGGATATGAGCAAACTTTGGAAGAAGCGTTAA
- a CDS encoding alkaline phosphatase family protein yields the protein MRKFIISFCCYVFFIFTLAAQDKAPHYTVIVSLDAFRWDYPAMYDTPNLNQMAREGVKATMLPSYPASTFPNHYTLATGLVPDHNGIINNTFWDVKRRRQYSMGDPATRNNPDYYLGEPIWITAQKQGVKTGNVYWVGSDIAIKGGYPTYYREYAEKPRLTFEQRVDSTIALLEKPEAERPRLVMLYFEEPDGVTHHHGPRSVEAAAIIHRMDSLVGMLRQGIASLPFGKDVNLIVTADHGMTEISDDRVVDMNKYLRPEWCEAVDGRTPTSIFTKPEYRDSVYNALKDVPHIHVWKKEEIPAELNYGSSDRIGDIVVAPELGWQFTDVPRALKGAHGYFPQSPDMQVMFRACGPDFKAGYESKGFVNVDIYPLLAHLLKITPEKTDGQFERIKDILKDVSF from the coding sequence ATGCGTAAATTTATTATTTCTTTCTGCTGCTATGTCTTCTTTATTTTTACTTTGGCAGCGCAGGACAAGGCTCCGCATTACACCGTAATTGTTTCATTGGATGCCTTCCGCTGGGATTATCCGGCAATGTATGATACCCCTAACCTGAACCAGATGGCCCGCGAGGGAGTAAAGGCGACCATGCTTCCCTCCTATCCGGCGTCTACTTTCCCCAACCACTATACATTGGCTACGGGATTGGTGCCTGACCACAACGGTATTATCAACAACACTTTCTGGGATGTAAAACGTCGTCGCCAATACTCTATGGGAGATCCCGCCACGCGGAACAATCCCGACTACTATCTGGGTGAACCGATCTGGATTACGGCACAAAAGCAGGGAGTGAAGACAGGAAACGTTTATTGGGTTGGTTCGGATATTGCCATCAAAGGCGGTTATCCTACTTACTACCGGGAATATGCCGAGAAGCCTCGTCTTACTTTTGAACAGCGGGTGGATTCGACCATCGCTCTTCTGGAAAAGCCGGAAGCGGAACGTCCCCGTCTCGTTATGCTTTACTTTGAAGAGCCGGATGGCGTGACCCATCATCACGGCCCCCGCAGTGTAGAAGCTGCTGCCATTATACACCGTATGGATAGTTTGGTCGGAATGTTGCGGCAGGGAATTGCATCGCTTCCTTTCGGTAAGGATGTCAACCTGATTGTCACCGCCGATCATGGAATGACCGAGATCAGTGACGACCGCGTGGTAGACATGAATAAGTATCTGCGTCCGGAATGGTGTGAGGCTGTGGATGGACGGACTCCGACCTCTATTTTCACAAAACCGGAATATCGCGACTCGGTATACAATGCCTTGAAAGATGTACCCCATATTCATGTGTGGAAAAAGGAGGAGATTCCTGCCGAATTAAACTATGGAAGCAGTGACCGTATCGGTGATATTGTAGTGGCTCCCGAGTTAGGATGGCAATTTACCGATGTACCACGTGCCTTGAAAGGTGCTCATGGATATTTTCCGCAAAGTCCGGATATGCAGGTAATGTTTCGTGCCTGTGGGCCCGACTTTAAGGCAGGGTATGAATCGAAGGGATTTGTCAATGTGGATATCTACCCGCTGTTGGCCCATTTATTGAAAATTACTCCGGAGAAGACAGATGGACAGTTCGAAAGAATAAAAGACATTCTGAAAGATGTGTCTTTTTGA
- a CDS encoding carbon-nitrogen hydrolase family protein, with the protein MDYPHKINKVQIRNLQIEDYAQLSQSFTRVYSDGSDVFWTHEQIEKLIKIFPEGQIVTVVDEKIVGCALSIIVEYDKVKNDHTYAQVTGKETFNTHSPQGNILYGIEVFIHPEYRGLRLARRMYEYRKELCETLNLKAIMFGGRIPNYHKYADKMRPKEYIDRVRQREIYDPVLTFQLSNDFHVRKVMTNYLPNDEESKHYACLLQWDNIYYQPPTQEYLAPKTTVRVGLVQWQMRSYKTLDDLFEQVEFFVDAVSDYKSDFVLFPEYFNAPLMSKYNDKGESQAIRGLAQYTEEIRDRFINLAISYNINIITGSMPLIKEDGLLYNAGFLCRRDGTYEMYEKLHVTPDEIKSWGLSGGKQLKTFDTDCAKIGILICYDVEFPELSRLMADQGMQILFVPFLTDTQNAYSRVRVCAQARAIENECFVVIAGSVGNLPRVHNMDIQYAQSGVFTPCDFAFPTDGKRAEATPNTEMILVSDVDLDLLNELHTYGSVRNLKDRRNDVYEVRFKKP; encoded by the coding sequence ATGGATTATCCTCATAAAATCAATAAGGTACAGATCCGTAACCTCCAGATTGAAGATTACGCTCAATTATCCCAATCGTTTACACGTGTATATTCGGACGGAAGCGATGTGTTCTGGACACACGAGCAGATTGAGAAACTAATTAAAATTTTCCCCGAAGGACAAATTGTTACTGTGGTCGACGAAAAGATAGTCGGCTGTGCACTCTCTATCATTGTAGAATATGATAAAGTGAAAAACGATCATACCTATGCCCAGGTCACGGGGAAGGAGACTTTCAATACCCATTCTCCCCAAGGGAATATCTTATATGGCATCGAGGTCTTTATCCATCCCGAATATCGCGGGTTACGACTAGCTCGGCGCATGTACGAATATCGCAAAGAACTTTGCGAAACGCTGAATCTGAAAGCGATTATGTTTGGCGGTCGCATCCCGAATTACCATAAGTATGCCGACAAGATGCGTCCCAAAGAGTACATCGACCGTGTTCGTCAGCGCGAAATCTATGATCCGGTGCTCACTTTTCAACTCTCCAATGATTTTCACGTACGCAAGGTGATGACCAATTATTTGCCGAACGATGAAGAATCAAAACACTACGCCTGTCTCTTGCAGTGGGACAACATTTACTATCAGCCGCCTACGCAAGAATATCTGGCCCCCAAAACAACGGTCCGTGTAGGATTGGTGCAGTGGCAGATGCGTAGTTATAAGACCTTGGACGATCTCTTCGAACAGGTAGAATTTTTTGTAGATGCGGTATCCGACTATAAGAGTGATTTTGTGCTTTTTCCCGAATACTTTAATGCACCGTTGATGTCAAAGTACAATGACAAAGGCGAATCACAGGCCATCCGCGGGCTGGCCCAATATACCGAAGAAATCCGCGATCGCTTCATTAATCTGGCAATCAGCTACAACATCAATATCATCACAGGAAGTATGCCGCTGATCAAAGAAGACGGATTGCTGTACAATGCCGGATTTCTTTGCCGACGCGACGGAACTTACGAAATGTACGAAAAGCTCCATGTCACCCCGGACGAGATAAAGAGTTGGGGACTGAGCGGCGGCAAACAGCTTAAAACATTCGATACGGACTGTGCAAAGATAGGCATACTGATCTGTTATGATGTGGAATTTCCGGAACTCTCCCGTCTGATGGCCGACCAGGGAATGCAGATTCTGTTTGTACCGTTTCTCACCGATACACAAAATGCTTATTCGCGTGTTCGGGTCTGCGCACAGGCACGTGCCATTGAGAACGAATGCTTTGTGGTAATAGCCGGCAGTGTAGGCAATCTTCCCCGTGTGCACAATATGGATATTCAATATGCTCAGTCGGGAGTATTCACACCTTGCGATTTCGCTTTTCCGACAGACGGAAAGCGTGCCGAAGCAACTCCGAATACAGAAATGATCCTGGTTTCGGATGTAGATCTCGACTTATTGAACGAACTGCACACTTACGGCAGCGTTCGCAACCTGAAGGACAGGAGAAATGATGTATATGAAGTGCGCTTCAAGAAGCCTTAA
- a CDS encoding peroxiredoxin, with protein sequence MRSLIGKQAPKFDATAVINGHEIVQNFSLDQYKGKKYVVFFFYPMDFTFVCPTELHAFQEKLEEFEKRDVAVVGCSVDSEYSHFSWLQMPKNEGGIQGVKYPIVSDFSKSISESYGVLAGSYAPDENGNWVCEGTPVAFRGLFLIDKEGVVRHCVINDLPLGRNVDEVLRMVDALQHFEEYGEVCPANWSKGKDAMKATEDGVANYLSKH encoded by the coding sequence ATGAGATCATTAATTGGAAAACAAGCGCCGAAATTCGATGCCACGGCTGTAATCAATGGGCATGAAATCGTTCAGAACTTTTCGTTGGATCAGTATAAAGGGAAAAAATACGTAGTATTCTTCTTCTACCCGATGGACTTCACTTTTGTATGCCCCACCGAACTGCACGCATTTCAGGAAAAGCTCGAAGAGTTTGAAAAACGTGATGTCGCTGTGGTAGGTTGTTCGGTCGACTCTGAATATTCTCACTTCTCTTGGTTGCAGATGCCCAAGAACGAAGGAGGTATCCAGGGCGTGAAGTATCCTATTGTATCCGACTTTTCTAAGTCAATCTCTGAGAGTTATGGAGTGCTGGCCGGAAGCTATGCCCCCGATGAAAATGGCAATTGGGTATGCGAAGGGACACCGGTAGCTTTCCGTGGTCTGTTCCTGATCGACAAGGAGGGCGTAGTAAGACATTGCGTCATCAACGACTTGCCGCTGGGACGTAACGTGGATGAAGTATTGCGCATGGTAGACGCTTTACAACATTTTGAAGAGTATGGTGAGGTTTGTCCGGCCAATTGGTCGAAAGGCAAAGACGCCATGAAAGCTACCGAAGACGGAGTAGCCAACTATCTGAGTAAGCATTAA
- a CDS encoding RNA recognition motif domain-containing protein, with the protein MNMYIGNLSYRVKEADLRQVMEEYGTVDSVKLIIDRETRKSKGFAFVEMPNDDEAKNVISELNGAEYEGRQMVVKEALPRN; encoded by the coding sequence ATGAACATGTACATTGGAAACCTTAGCTATCGTGTTAAGGAAGCAGATTTGAGACAAGTAATGGAAGAGTACGGAACAGTTGATTCAGTAAAACTGATCATCGATCGCGAGACTCGCAAATCAAAAGGATTCGCATTCGTTGAAATGCCGAACGACGATGAAGCAAAAAATGTGATCTCTGAGTTGAACGGAGCTGAATACGAAGGCCGTCAGATGGTTGTTAAAGAAGCTCTGCCTCGTAACTAA
- a CDS encoding cytochrome-c peroxidase, producing MKKSTKFIIALLVTVGALAITYRVVNQAPSKDLAADAQMQEIITSGGCLQCHSGSPDLPFYANWPVASGMVQKDVTQGYRAFDMTEMAEALKAGKPVGKVALAKVEKVIMDGTMPKHAYYMVHWGSSVTDAKKEMAMAWVKQHRLAHYANGLAAAEFANEPIRPIADSIPVDMRKVILGDMLYHDTRLSADNTVSCASCHGLNTGGVDNKQYSEGVGGQFGGVNAPTVYNAAYNFVQFWDGRAGTLAEQAAGPPLNPVEMACQSFDEIIAKLEQDANFTKAFLAVYPDGYSEQNITNAIEEFEKTLLTPNSRFDLYLKGEKTAINDIELAGYELFKKYDCATCHVGETLGGQSYELMGVKRDYFADRGIELTEEDNGRFKQTRNERDKHRFKVPGLRNIALTAPYFHDGSMKTMKEAVDYMAKYQMDLNLPEDELNKIVAFLETLTGEYKGKPLTNDNQTKAL from the coding sequence ATGAAGAAAAGTACAAAATTTATCATCGCATTGCTTGTGACAGTCGGGGCACTGGCTATCACTTACCGCGTTGTAAACCAAGCACCGTCGAAAGATCTTGCTGCTGATGCTCAGATGCAGGAAATCATTACTTCGGGGGGATGTTTACAATGTCATTCGGGCAGTCCGGACCTTCCTTTCTATGCCAACTGGCCCGTTGCAAGCGGAATGGTACAGAAAGACGTAACGCAAGGTTATCGTGCTTTCGACATGACCGAAATGGCTGAAGCTCTGAAAGCCGGTAAGCCTGTCGGAAAAGTAGCACTTGCTAAAGTCGAAAAAGTAATCATGGACGGAACGATGCCCAAACATGCTTATTACATGGTACATTGGGGATCGAGCGTAACAGATGCCAAGAAGGAAATGGCTATGGCATGGGTTAAACAACATCGCTTGGCACATTATGCTAACGGACTGGCTGCCGCCGAGTTTGCCAATGAACCGATACGTCCTATCGCAGATTCTATTCCTGTGGATATGCGTAAAGTCATCTTGGGAGATATGCTCTATCATGACACTCGCCTTTCGGCCGATAACACCGTTTCATGTGCTTCGTGTCACGGATTGAATACCGGTGGTGTGGACAATAAGCAATATTCGGAAGGTGTAGGCGGACAGTTCGGAGGCGTAAATGCTCCGACAGTGTATAACGCCGCTTACAATTTCGTCCAGTTCTGGGATGGACGTGCCGGAACACTTGCCGAGCAGGCTGCCGGACCTCCTTTGAATCCGGTCGAGATGGCCTGTCAGTCATTTGATGAAATCATTGCGAAACTGGAGCAGGATGCAAACTTTACCAAAGCCTTTTTGGCTGTATATCCCGATGGTTATTCCGAACAGAATATCACGAATGCGATCGAGGAGTTTGAAAAGACACTGCTTACTCCGAATTCCCGTTTCGACCTTTATCTGAAAGGTGAAAAGACTGCCATTAACGATATAGAGCTGGCCGGATACGAATTGTTTAAGAAATACGATTGTGCTACATGTCATGTCGGTGAGACACTGGGCGGCCAGTCTTACGAACTGATGGGCGTAAAGAGAGACTACTTCGCAGATCGCGGCATTGAATTGACAGAAGAAGATAACGGACGTTTCAAACAAACCCGGAACGAACGTGACAAACATCGCTTTAAAGTGCCCGGTTTGAGAAACATTGCCCTGACGGCTCCTTACTTCCATGACGGCAGTATGAAAACAATGAAAGAGGCTGTAGATTACATGGCCAAATATCAGATGGATCTGAATCTTCCGGAAGATGAACTGAATAAAATCGTTGCTTTTCTGGAGACACTGACCGGGGAGTACAAAGGTAAGCCCCTGACCAACGATAATCAGACCAAAGCATTATAA
- the ccsA gene encoding cytochrome c biogenesis protein CcsA: protein MITWDNFYLFAVASICLWLTGAIFALRSSVRSRMAVVLTIAGITCLGIFIAGLWISLQRPPLRTMGETRLWYSFFMGIAGLLTYIRWKYRWILSFSTLLSTVFVIINLLKPEIHDQSLMPALQSIWFIPHVTVYMFSYSVLGCAFIIALCGLVHHKEEYLVTADNLVYSGVAFLSIGMLLGSLWAKEAWGNYWSWDPKETWAVVTWMGYLLYIHLRLRRKFRKKMLYVILIFSFLALQMCWYGVNYLPSAQQSVHLYNRNN, encoded by the coding sequence ATGATAACCTGGGATAACTTCTATTTGTTCGCAGTCGCTTCAATCTGTCTTTGGTTGACAGGAGCTATATTTGCACTTCGTTCGTCAGTACGAAGTAGAATGGCTGTTGTGCTCACTATAGCAGGCATCACCTGCTTGGGAATATTCATTGCCGGGCTGTGGATATCTCTGCAACGTCCCCCACTCCGCACTATGGGCGAGACCCGTTTATGGTACTCTTTCTTTATGGGTATTGCCGGGTTATTGACTTATATTCGTTGGAAATATCGATGGATACTTTCTTTCTCCACCTTATTGTCCACTGTCTTTGTAATAATCAATCTGCTGAAACCGGAGATACATGACCAGTCGCTTATGCCGGCTTTGCAAAGTATTTGGTTTATTCCCCATGTCACCGTCTATATGTTCTCCTATTCCGTATTGGGATGTGCTTTCATCATAGCCCTCTGCGGTCTTGTCCATCACAAAGAAGAGTACCTGGTGACAGCAGACAATCTGGTCTATTCCGGAGTGGCGTTTTTGTCAATCGGAATGCTTCTCGGGTCTTTGTGGGCTAAGGAGGCATGGGGTAATTATTGGAGTTGGGACCCCAAAGAAACCTGGGCGGTAGTAACCTGGATGGGATACCTATTATATATACATCTGCGCTTGCGAAGGAAGTTTCGCAAAAAGATGCTGTACGTCATACTGATTTTCTCCTTTCTGGCATTGCAGATGTGCTGGTATGGAGTGAATTATTTGCCTTCGGCTCAACAAAGTGTACATTTATACAATCGTAATAATTAA
- a CDS encoding cytochrome c biogenesis protein ResB: MHKKLLVTAYFVIAALLQTLAGNFPLSFFAFPLNVIVAVIWIYSLWRLYKEGNKLPLTRFLLSSRTSVLSILLLIGGSLVIGLFPQLSEAEADSMPGVLASLGCYNFMTSWIFIAILFLLLSNLAMVIIHAFYHCVPAKKRFILNHLGLWLALFAGFFGSSDVQTLRIPLYAGQPGREAYSMDGKAYYLDYELELYSFNTEYYPNGMPSRFAADVRIGNRRTTLEVNHPHSYRLGEDIYLTGYDTHNMGNTRYCILQIVRQPWKYVMVVGILMILTGAVLLFINGPKKLKHDNLG, encoded by the coding sequence ATGCACAAAAAACTATTAGTGACTGCATATTTTGTAATAGCAGCATTGTTGCAAACTCTGGCAGGTAATTTCCCCTTATCCTTTTTTGCATTCCCTCTGAATGTGATTGTGGCAGTTATATGGATTTATTCGTTATGGCGTCTCTATAAAGAAGGGAATAAGTTGCCGTTAACCCGTTTTCTGTTATCTTCCCGGACAAGTGTTCTATCGATCCTATTATTAATAGGTGGCAGTCTGGTTATCGGCTTGTTTCCTCAGTTATCGGAAGCAGAAGCAGATTCCATGCCAGGGGTTTTAGCTTCGTTGGGATGCTATAATTTCATGACTTCCTGGATATTCATTGCCATTCTTTTCCTTTTATTGAGTAATTTGGCAATGGTGATTATTCATGCTTTTTATCATTGTGTGCCGGCAAAGAAGCGTTTTATCCTGAACCATTTGGGATTATGGCTCGCTTTATTTGCCGGATTTTTCGGTAGCAGTGATGTTCAGACTTTACGCATCCCGCTTTATGCCGGACAACCGGGACGCGAAGCTTATAGTATGGATGGGAAAGCCTATTATCTGGATTATGAACTGGAACTCTATTCTTTCAATACAGAATATTATCCGAACGGGATGCCTTCGCGTTTTGCTGCAGATGTGCGTATTGGAAACCGGAGAACTACACTTGAAGTAAATCATCCCCACAGTTACCGTTTGGGAGAAGACATTTACCTGACCGGATATGATACACACAACATGGGAAATACCCGGTATTGTATCCTTCAAATAGTTCGTCAACCTTGGAAATATGTTATGGTAGTTGGCATTTTGATGATATTGACAGGAGCTGTTTTGTTATTTATTAATGGTCCTAAAAAGCTGAAACATGATAACCTGGGATAA
- a CDS encoding S41 family peptidase — MKTPSLILMTIILCNLSIPINAQILTSRQQKEDFDTLYSLLHQVHPDLFVYQTQKEFEKKHDSIYCLLNKERNLSDFYFIVSPFVASVKDGHTNFTIPATQDRIDYLNNGGLTLPLRLKIVENKILVDFPLISCSIQENDEIICMNNINSQTILSQLYLLLGAEKGNAIKENQLTSYLSTLLWYKYNWGEKYDFTIKRGKKIWKESLNGISQADAFPVLKARLGKSLPQFVYTLSPDKQTATLQIMNLYQLPQLKQFCDSVFSVINREHVPNLVIDVRNNKGGSSAGVDMLLSYLSHDAYILYIKTDLKISSYSKRYNEQKHPETYEEIKNLPDGSLFAIRDSFVEGNRDKADIYKGSVTVLVNESTYSGASTFASAIKKSHAGKVLGETGCPTVYFGNYMSFTLPNSRLEYYISLNKFYE, encoded by the coding sequence ATGAAAACTCCATCTTTAATTCTGATGACAATTATTTTATGTAATCTCAGTATCCCAATAAATGCTCAGATACTAACCTCCCGCCAGCAAAAGGAAGATTTTGACACCTTATATAGCTTACTACATCAGGTACATCCGGACTTATTTGTGTATCAAACACAAAAAGAATTTGAAAAGAAACATGATTCAATATATTGTTTGTTGAATAAAGAACGAAACCTTTCTGATTTTTACTTTATAGTCTCTCCATTTGTTGCATCTGTTAAAGATGGTCATACTAATTTCACAATTCCTGCTACTCAAGACAGAATTGACTATTTGAATAATGGAGGGCTGACTCTGCCTCTACGCTTAAAAATAGTAGAGAATAAGATATTGGTTGATTTTCCTCTAATATCCTGTTCAATACAGGAAAATGATGAAATAATATGTATGAATAATATAAATAGTCAAACCATATTAAGCCAATTGTATCTCTTACTGGGAGCTGAAAAAGGAAACGCTATTAAGGAAAATCAATTGACCAGTTATCTTTCTACTTTGCTATGGTATAAATATAATTGGGGTGAAAAATATGATTTTACAATTAAAAGAGGAAAAAAGATCTGGAAAGAATCATTGAATGGTATCAGTCAAGCAGATGCCTTCCCTGTTTTAAAAGCACGACTTGGCAAAAGTCTGCCACAATTTGTTTATACTCTAAGTCCGGATAAACAGACTGCTACTCTGCAAATAATGAACTTATATCAATTACCACAACTAAAACAATTTTGTGACTCAGTCTTTTCGGTGATTAACAGAGAACATGTACCCAATTTGGTTATAGATGTCAGGAATAACAAAGGAGGGTCAAGTGCCGGAGTTGACATGCTTCTGTCATACTTATCGCATGATGCTTATATATTATATATCAAAACTGATTTAAAAATCAGTTCATACTCAAAACGGTACAATGAGCAAAAACATCCGGAAACCTATGAAGAGATCAAAAATTTACCTGACGGTTCTTTATTTGCTATTCGGGATTCTTTCGTAGAGGGAAACCGGGATAAAGCAGACATTTATAAAGGATCAGTTACAGTATTGGTAAATGAATCCACTTATTCCGGAGCCTCGACATTTGCATCTGCCATTAAAAAATCTCATGCAGGAAAAGTTCTTGGCGAAACCGGCTGCCCAACTGTATATTTTGGCAATTACATGTCATTCACATTACCCAATTCCCGATTAGAATATTATATCTCACTCAATAAATTTTATGAATAA
- a CDS encoding DUF2776 domain-containing protein yields the protein MNYGISVLFRAIPLAMALFCFGYGAFISAYGDDSNRLVAGPVVFSLGMICIALFATAATIIRQIIHTYGRGSLYALPIIGYLAAVVTIVGGICMFTRSTSASSFVAGHVVAGVGLITTCVATAATSSTRFSLIPANSKMIGNGIPKGAFTKGQERILKTIAITISLIAWIWAFVLLAKSDVHPAYFVAGHVMVGLACICTSLIALVATIARQIRNVYTDRERKRWPKLVLLMGTVSLLWGLFVIFSDSSTTNGVIGYIMIGLGLVCYSISSKVILLAKIWGREFALANRIPLIPVLTALACLFLASFVFELGTTHDDYFIPARVLAGLGAICFTLFSIVSILESGTSSK from the coding sequence ATGAATTACGGTATAAGTGTATTGTTCAGAGCAATTCCCTTGGCAATGGCTCTGTTTTGTTTTGGCTACGGGGCGTTTATCAGTGCATATGGCGATGACTCTAACCGACTGGTAGCAGGTCCGGTAGTTTTTTCATTAGGTATGATTTGCATTGCATTATTTGCAACAGCCGCTACTATTATCCGGCAAATCATACATACTTACGGGCGAGGTTCTTTATATGCATTGCCTATTATCGGTTATCTGGCCGCTGTTGTCACAATTGTTGGCGGAATTTGCATGTTTACCCGATCTACCTCTGCCTCCTCTTTCGTAGCTGGACATGTAGTTGCCGGAGTGGGACTGATAACTACTTGTGTAGCAACCGCAGCAACATCTTCTACCCGTTTTTCATTGATTCCTGCCAACTCAAAAATGATTGGTAACGGTATTCCTAAAGGAGCGTTTACCAAGGGGCAAGAGCGTATATTAAAAACAATAGCTATCACTATATCGTTGATTGCCTGGATATGGGCTTTCGTTTTATTAGCCAAGAGTGATGTACATCCTGCTTATTTCGTAGCAGGGCATGTGATGGTAGGTTTAGCTTGCATTTGCACAAGCCTGATTGCTTTGGTTGCTACTATTGCCCGTCAAATCAGAAATGTGTATACGGATAGAGAACGTAAAAGATGGCCAAAACTCGTATTGTTGATGGGAACCGTTTCGCTTCTTTGGGGACTGTTTGTTATTTTTTCCGATTCAAGCACCACTAACGGAGTAATCGGATACATCATGATTGGGCTTGGGCTGGTTTGTTACAGCATTTCAAGTAAAGTAATTCTGCTGGCGAAAATTTGGGGAAGAGAATTTGCTTTGGCCAACCGCATCCCTTTGATTCCGGTATTGACGGCGTTGGCCTGTTTGTTTCTGGCTTCTTTCGTTTTTGAATTGGGTACGACGCATGATGATTATTTTATCCCTGCACGCGTATTAGCCGGTTTGGGTGCCATTTGCTTCACTCTCTTTTCAATTGTCAGTATTCTTGAGAGTGGAACATCTTCAAAATAA